A genome region from Archaeoglobus fulgidus DSM 4304 includes the following:
- a CDS encoding cytochrome ubiquinol oxidase subunit I has protein sequence MSEVGFFGLGFAVLLHIIFVSITIGVGWIAAYSRLKAYLSNDSYLEMFSRKVFKVMVVLELFSGVWGTIITVFLAGFFPTLTALATNVLFVPLLIALISIMVRIPSIGIFWYTWGKIHPRYHSFIGIVMAVSGFTIPLGFRAIFSEITAPTAVAEYLTTSAVSPLAAYANPFFWLLYLHTLFAVMSVGGFVVAYLMSLEGDSDGIRVGYLYGLGFLLIQIPMGVIFWASLHDYSPYMFSSVTFGSFAPAFAAKIAVVTALLVLGILGYIRESASYTKYSLILALSAVFFGELMNSGARYPYMVVTGSEGIPIAAFSNLYIEVPMVAVYVIMAFLLVSLAVFLTAAFYALFKRYLTEVPES, from the coding sequence ATGAGTGAGGTGGGCTTTTTCGGGCTCGGTTTTGCTGTGCTGCTCCACATAATCTTCGTATCCATCACAATCGGCGTTGGCTGGATTGCTGCCTACTCTCGCCTTAAAGCCTATCTCAGCAACGACAGTTACCTCGAAATGTTCTCAAGGAAGGTCTTTAAGGTTATGGTGGTTTTGGAGCTCTTCTCAGGAGTTTGGGGGACGATAATCACGGTCTTTCTCGCAGGATTCTTCCCTACTTTAACAGCGCTTGCAACCAACGTCCTTTTTGTTCCGCTGCTCATCGCCCTGATATCAATCATGGTCAGAATTCCGAGCATAGGCATTTTCTGGTACACTTGGGGCAAGATACATCCCAGATACCACAGCTTCATTGGAATTGTGATGGCGGTGTCAGGCTTCACCATTCCCTTGGGATTCAGGGCCATTTTCTCTGAAATCACCGCACCCACTGCTGTTGCTGAATACCTCACAACCTCAGCCGTTTCTCCACTTGCAGCTTATGCAAACCCCTTCTTCTGGCTGCTTTACCTCCACACGCTCTTTGCTGTGATGTCAGTAGGAGGATTTGTTGTTGCATACCTGATGTCCCTCGAAGGAGACTCTGATGGGATAAGAGTGGGATATCTCTACGGTCTGGGTTTCCTTCTGATCCAGATTCCGATGGGTGTTATCTTCTGGGCTTCACTCCACGACTACTCTCCTTACATGTTCTCAAGCGTTACCTTTGGCTCCTTCGCCCCCGCTTTCGCCGCCAAAATAGCAGTGGTTACAGCCCTCCTCGTTCTCGGCATTCTGGGCTACATAAGGGAGAGCGCTTCTTACACAAAATACTCGCTGATTCTTGCCTTATCAGCGGTCTTTTTCGGAGAGCTGATGAACAGCGGAGCAAGGTATCCGTACATGGTGGTTACAGGCAGCGAAGGGATTCCCATTGCCGCCTTCTCCAATCTCTACATAGAGGTTCCAATGGTTGCAGTTTACGTAATCATGGCCTTCCTGCTCGTAAGCCTCGCCGTTTTCTTAACAGCAGCATTCTACGCCCTCTTCAAGAGGTATCTGACAGAAGTGCCGGAAAGCTAG
- a CDS encoding cytochrome ubiquinol oxidase subunit I has protein sequence MSGGETIIDASWLLGLSALGIYIHAVFLSITLGFPLVIIGLLLKYSKSGDEDYFKTAKIMTAVLAINFALGAVTGTLVEFGLVQAWPGTILAIASFAFAPLALELLAFANEIATLVLFIVTLGRIRTSYSIAILAVYWIFAALSGVLIMSVNSWLVAPWGTGPIAKSIYPFMPEFGGLAADAQKLVILKILAIASGMPIQAIIQNPEVAGKVGVILTDPYVAIFNPFAAISALHALFAAFSVGVSIALLAFSLRYYTGGEKRNLKAAKVASLVILVLFLIQPTILGHFMGDGVVEMNPTKFAMMENAKETFYNPMIALVAYGDPSRPIVGFDEFERQCNSLGDAELGDLAGQLGITMDAAIATAKQVGVKVGSEEIQNAWNTELRQICLADLKKAESRIAVVHAAYYTKIAFGVIGFVSAIALFAHFRKLPLLSSLVDRILGRRAMLILPIGVFLGAAVPSVLGWYVREVGRKPWTVYGILYPEELVTVVGYGRSFEFAVFMGVIIAAIAAFGMVSMYFVATRGYRYLFRGDENE, from the coding sequence GTGTCGGGAGGTGAGACCATCATAGATGCAAGCTGGTTGCTGGGACTGTCTGCCCTTGGTATTTACATCCACGCAGTGTTCCTGAGCATAACACTCGGCTTTCCGCTGGTGATAATTGGTCTGCTCTTGAAATACAGCAAATCTGGCGACGAGGACTACTTCAAAACTGCAAAGATTATGACTGCGGTTCTTGCCATAAACTTCGCCCTTGGTGCTGTGACGGGAACTCTTGTGGAGTTCGGTCTGGTTCAGGCGTGGCCCGGGACGATTCTCGCCATAGCGAGCTTTGCCTTTGCCCCCCTCGCCCTTGAGCTCCTCGCCTTTGCCAACGAAATCGCCACCCTTGTTCTCTTCATAGTGACTCTTGGCCGCATAAGAACTTCCTACAGCATTGCCATTCTCGCCGTTTACTGGATTTTTGCAGCCCTTTCAGGCGTTCTGATAATGAGCGTGAACTCGTGGCTTGTAGCTCCTTGGGGAACTGGACCCATTGCCAAGTCAATTTATCCCTTCATGCCTGAATTTGGCGGGCTTGCTGCAGATGCCCAGAAGCTTGTAATTCTGAAAATTCTGGCCATCGCTTCGGGAATGCCCATTCAGGCAATAATCCAGAATCCAGAGGTGGCAGGGAAGGTCGGAGTAATTCTAACAGACCCGTACGTTGCAATCTTTAACCCATTCGCAGCTATCTCCGCCCTTCATGCGCTCTTTGCAGCCTTCTCCGTTGGAGTTTCCATAGCCCTGCTTGCCTTCTCCCTCAGATATTACACAGGCGGTGAGAAAAGGAATTTGAAAGCGGCAAAAGTTGCTTCACTTGTAATTCTCGTGCTTTTCCTCATCCAGCCGACAATTCTGGGCCACTTCATGGGAGACGGAGTTGTGGAGATGAACCCAACAAAGTTTGCCATGATGGAAAATGCTAAGGAAACCTTCTACAATCCAATGATTGCCCTTGTTGCCTACGGCGACCCATCAAGGCCGATTGTTGGCTTTGATGAGTTTGAGAGGCAGTGCAACTCCCTAGGTGATGCAGAGCTTGGAGATTTGGCTGGACAGCTTGGGATAACCATGGATGCTGCTATCGCAACAGCCAAGCAGGTTGGGGTAAAGGTTGGCTCGGAAGAGATTCAGAATGCCTGGAATACGGAGCTGAGGCAGATATGCCTTGCCGACTTAAAGAAGGCTGAGAGCAGAATTGCTGTGGTTCACGCTGCCTACTACACCAAGATAGCCTTCGGCGTTATCGGCTTTGTGTCGGCCATAGCCCTCTTCGCCCACTTCAGGAAGCTTCCGCTGCTCTCTTCGCTGGTGGACAGAATTCTTGGCAGAAGAGCTATGTTGATTCTACCCATTGGAGTTTTCCTCGGGGCTGCGGTTCCATCAGTGTTGGGCTGGTACGTCAGGGAAGTGGGAAGGAAGCCGTGGACCGTTTACGGAATTCTATATCCTGAGGAGCTTGTAACGGTGGTGGGCTACGGGAGAAGCTTTGAGTTTGCGGTGTTCATGGGCGTAATAATAGCTGCCATTGCTGCCTTTGGTATGGTCTCGATGTATTTCGTTGCAACGAGAGGATACAGGTACCTCTTCAGAGGTGATGAGAATGAGTGA
- a CDS encoding DNA primase small subunit domain-containing protein has protein sequence MKYRFPKGMRPSTLRERESFYRYEFSLDRVEKWLGWRDIGNTAFAVIIGRHSDIYLPEYEDIKRKAVIIDEHKGLADVLDYILQYLPEGVYYDRNVYSDIKLCVERGCDYKNCWGCENFLGQELAFDIDPENVSCPYHGSIEDKMKRGEGLSFCMLEFKKVRKLTLSLYDELRAEYKKLRVVFSGRGFHIHVFDRKALKMSREERVELAKAYSHYAIDEWVTNGEMRLIRLPYSLNGLVSRICSPLSIEELPAFDPRNHSIPSFLLSSPRRSSRASSSRP, from the coding sequence GTGAAATACCGCTTTCCAAAGGGGATGCGCCCATCAACCTTAAGAGAGAGGGAGAGCTTCTACCGCTACGAGTTCAGCCTCGATAGGGTTGAGAAATGGCTTGGCTGGAGGGATATAGGCAACACCGCCTTTGCGGTAATCATCGGAAGGCACTCCGACATTTACCTCCCGGAATATGAGGACATAAAGAGAAAGGCTGTAATCATCGACGAGCACAAAGGTTTGGCGGATGTCCTCGACTACATTCTGCAGTATCTGCCTGAGGGGGTTTACTACGACCGCAACGTCTACTCAGACATTAAGCTGTGCGTTGAGAGAGGATGCGACTACAAAAACTGCTGGGGTTGTGAGAACTTTCTGGGACAGGAGCTTGCATTCGACATCGACCCTGAGAACGTTTCCTGCCCCTACCACGGAAGCATAGAGGACAAGATGAAGAGGGGGGAGGGGCTGAGCTTCTGCATGCTTGAGTTCAAAAAAGTGAGAAAGCTTACCTTAAGCCTTTACGACGAGCTCAGGGCTGAATACAAAAAGTTGAGAGTGGTTTTCTCAGGCAGGGGATTCCACATCCATGTTTTCGACAGAAAAGCGTTAAAGATGAGCAGAGAGGAGCGGGTGGAGCTGGCCAAAGCCTATTCACACTACGCCATTGACGAGTGGGTAACCAACGGAGAAATGAGGTTGATAAGGCTACCTTATTCCCTCAACGGGCTCGTTTCAAGGATTTGCTCCCCTCTAAGCATTGAAGAGCTTCCTGCTTTCGATCCACGCAACCACTCTATTCCTTCTTTTCTGCTTTCGTCTCCTCGCCGTAGTAGTAGAGCTTCTTCTTCTCGGCCTTAA
- a CDS encoding MFS transporter: protein MRALLTAGFILIVFASQAVWVTFSPVLTLVSEEINVSVELLGLLAVTYPIFFLILTIPSGLLLDRDFKRWFLFGSVATFFAAAGRLVSFNYYWLLVCQLSGALGQPFLLNAFVPYASQLYEERRTLVISVLSLSMYLGTVFALAAGLKLYTAGGLTLLILPSAVVATAGIVLVLIAVRAVRFTKAESFAVKQFGAVLKRKDLWIIGAILGFGVATFDNLATWLQPALRSAGLEKVAGDAVALAIVLGLIGVAVIPDRVARANLRTIYMRSITPLIAAFFVILAFSLNTTLLFAFLGISGLLMLPAYAIIMDWIGKFCDREVHGSATGFVGLTSRAISVALTLGAMYFISSAELYFTYLTIPITVAFILTLLLPNDRKKPSISKVF from the coding sequence ATGAGGGCGCTGCTAACAGCGGGCTTTATCCTCATAGTTTTTGCCTCGCAGGCAGTCTGGGTTACATTCTCTCCGGTCCTCACTCTCGTTTCTGAAGAAATAAACGTCTCGGTCGAGCTTCTCGGCCTGCTGGCCGTAACTTACCCAATCTTTTTCCTTATCCTCACCATACCGAGCGGGTTGCTTCTCGACAGGGACTTCAAAAGGTGGTTTCTGTTCGGCAGCGTAGCGACCTTCTTCGCTGCAGCAGGAAGGCTTGTGAGCTTCAACTACTACTGGCTCCTTGTATGCCAGCTTTCAGGTGCTCTGGGGCAGCCTTTCCTGCTTAACGCCTTCGTTCCCTATGCATCGCAGCTTTACGAGGAAAGGAGGACGCTCGTAATCTCAGTTCTTAGCCTCTCCATGTATCTCGGAACTGTCTTCGCCCTCGCTGCGGGGCTCAAGCTCTACACCGCTGGAGGGCTAACTTTGCTCATACTTCCTTCTGCCGTGGTTGCAACCGCGGGAATAGTCTTAGTGCTAATAGCAGTGCGGGCGGTGAGGTTTACCAAAGCCGAAAGCTTTGCCGTTAAACAGTTCGGAGCGGTTTTGAAAAGAAAAGACCTCTGGATTATCGGAGCCATTCTTGGATTCGGCGTAGCTACCTTCGACAACCTCGCAACATGGCTGCAACCTGCTTTAAGAAGTGCTGGGCTGGAAAAGGTTGCTGGAGACGCCGTTGCTCTGGCGATAGTTCTCGGGTTGATTGGTGTCGCGGTTATTCCAGACAGAGTGGCAAGAGCGAATTTAAGGACAATCTACATGAGATCTATAACTCCGCTGATTGCTGCCTTCTTCGTCATTCTGGCATTTTCCTTAAACACCACGCTGCTCTTCGCCTTTCTCGGCATAAGCGGGCTGCTGATGCTCCCCGCCTACGCGATAATAATGGACTGGATAGGAAAGTTCTGCGATAGAGAGGTTCACGGCAGCGCCACCGGGTTTGTTGGATTGACCAGCAGAGCGATTTCAGTGGCCCTTACGCTGGGAGCCATGTACTTCATCAGCAGTGCAGAGCTTTACTTCACCTACCTAACCATTCCAATTACGGTTGCCTTCATCCTGACGCTGCTGCTCCCCAACGACCGTAAAAAGCCATCAATTTCAAAAGTGTTTTAA
- a CDS encoding aminotransferase class V-fold PLP-dependent enzyme, with amino-acid sequence MTIDDVLSLLEKAESEDLNPRTGRLFAYVYETGDENIRKVAEKALVRFAEKNLLDFTVFRSAVFFEKEVVGFARNLMHGDAAVGSFTFGGTESIMLAVKAARDYYRKKEGTAEVPEILAPISIHPAFLKAADYLGLKVVRLPVKDAKGDVDAFAEAVSGKTALIALSAPNWPFGTIDPVEEIAEIAAERNVLLHVDACLGGFILPFFEMLGEKIPKFDFRVEGVTSISLDAHKYGYAPKGASVVLFRDAELKKCSMFVDVTSPGYVFVNQAVLSSRPEGPLAAAFAVIKYLGVEGYKELASKILSARDKIYRGLKSLGFESVGEVESSVLAMTNPDVDLMGFVNNMKKLGWQLHLQKGLKEYDIPDNIHLTLSPVHDGVAEKFVEDAAKALEMEPELTLSRFTQWLKGGSLPKS; translated from the coding sequence ATGACGATAGATGATGTGCTCTCCCTTCTTGAAAAGGCCGAATCGGAAGACCTCAACCCTCGAACCGGAAGGCTTTTCGCCTACGTTTACGAGACCGGAGATGAGAACATAAGGAAGGTCGCTGAAAAAGCTCTGGTGCGCTTTGCTGAGAAAAACCTGCTTGACTTTACCGTTTTCAGAAGCGCGGTATTCTTTGAGAAGGAAGTGGTCGGGTTCGCCAGAAACCTGATGCACGGCGACGCTGCTGTTGGCTCCTTCACCTTTGGCGGGACGGAAAGCATAATGCTCGCCGTGAAGGCTGCCAGAGATTACTACAGGAAGAAAGAGGGAACGGCGGAGGTTCCTGAAATACTTGCACCAATCTCGATTCACCCAGCTTTTCTGAAAGCCGCTGACTATCTTGGCCTTAAAGTTGTCAGACTGCCGGTAAAGGATGCAAAGGGTGATGTTGATGCCTTTGCTGAGGCCGTCAGCGGTAAAACGGCACTAATTGCCTTGTCCGCACCCAACTGGCCTTTCGGAACCATTGACCCAGTAGAGGAGATTGCAGAAATTGCTGCAGAGAGAAACGTCCTCCTTCACGTCGATGCATGCCTCGGGGGCTTCATTCTGCCCTTCTTCGAGATGCTGGGAGAGAAAATACCGAAGTTCGATTTCAGGGTTGAGGGGGTTACCTCAATCTCTCTCGACGCGCACAAGTACGGCTACGCCCCAAAGGGAGCTTCTGTGGTGCTTTTCAGAGATGCTGAACTGAAAAAATGCTCCATGTTCGTTGATGTAACCTCTCCGGGCTACGTTTTTGTCAATCAAGCCGTGCTGTCTTCAAGACCTGAGGGGCCTTTAGCAGCAGCCTTTGCGGTGATTAAGTACCTGGGCGTCGAGGGCTACAAGGAGCTTGCCTCGAAAATTCTATCGGCGAGAGACAAAATTTACAGGGGGTTGAAGAGTCTAGGTTTCGAGAGCGTCGGAGAGGTTGAGAGCAGCGTTCTGGCGATGACAAATCCGGATGTTGACCTGATGGGCTTCGTAAACAACATGAAAAAGCTTGGCTGGCAGCTTCACCTTCAAAAGGGGCTGAAAGAGTACGACATCCCTGACAACATTCACCTCACGCTGAGCCCGGTTCACGACGGTGTTGCGGAGAAGTTCGTTGAAGATGCTGCGAAGGCTCTGGAGATGGAGCCGGAGTTGACACTAAGCAGATTTACGCAATGGCTGAAAGGGGGGAGTTTGCCGAAATCATAA
- a CDS encoding CDP-alcohol phosphatidyltransferase family protein: protein MRLAYVKNHEIYGEKLLGLTLRERIEKTLQRAGFDVRFFDELSLEEAEDYLIILEPVLILERDLLLEGRKILVSDGFTVGYFFGGDFRTVFDGNLQSSIEKYLSLNNLESYEIWAIKLSNDNLKTAEKLLLSSLIKAKRTGLKPAYYDGWIAREINRKVSLRISRLLADTSVTPNQITVFSFFLSLVGSALFLLNSYLTTLLAGVIIQLHSIIDGCDGEIARLKFMESKYGAWLDGVLDRYSDFIIVFSITYVLSASNPVYWIIGFLAAFASLMIAYTGDKFVAAYMRTYSPEGFAIPITRDFRLLIIFACSVVNLPSLALVIIALLGNFEALRRIVALRSYTN from the coding sequence ATGAGGTTAGCGTACGTTAAAAACCATGAGATTTACGGGGAAAAGCTGCTTGGATTAACGCTCAGAGAGAGGATAGAAAAGACTCTCCAGAGGGCAGGCTTTGATGTGAGATTTTTCGACGAACTCTCACTGGAAGAGGCTGAGGATTATTTAATTATTCTTGAGCCAGTTCTCATCCTTGAGAGAGACTTGCTGCTGGAAGGCAGGAAAATACTTGTTTCCGATGGTTTTACAGTAGGATACTTTTTTGGAGGGGATTTCAGGACTGTATTTGATGGTAACCTGCAATCGTCCATAGAAAAATACCTTTCTCTGAACAATCTGGAAAGTTACGAGATATGGGCTATCAAACTCTCCAACGACAACCTCAAGACAGCAGAAAAGCTCCTTCTGAGCTCCCTCATCAAGGCTAAAAGAACGGGATTGAAGCCAGCTTACTACGACGGGTGGATTGCAAGAGAAATCAACAGGAAAGTCTCCCTAAGGATTTCAAGGCTTCTCGCCGACACCAGCGTCACTCCCAACCAGATAACGGTGTTCTCCTTTTTCCTTTCCTTAGTAGGCTCAGCACTCTTTCTCCTCAATAGCTATCTCACAACTCTTCTGGCTGGAGTAATTATCCAGCTACACAGCATTATTGACGGCTGCGACGGGGAGATTGCAAGGCTCAAGTTCATGGAGTCCAAGTATGGTGCTTGGCTTGATGGCGTTCTCGACAGGTATTCTGATTTCATTATCGTTTTCTCCATAACCTACGTCCTCTCAGCATCCAATCCCGTTTACTGGATAATCGGCTTTCTCGCTGCCTTCGCCTCACTCATGATTGCTTACACGGGAGACAAGTTTGTTGCCGCCTACATGAGAACCTACAGCCCGGAAGGCTTTGCAATACCAATTACGAGGGACTTTCGCCTCCTCATAATCTTCGCATGCTCGGTTGTTAACCTTCCTTCCTTGGCACTCGTTATCATTGCCTTACTCGGAAACTTTGAGGCTTTGAGGAGGATTGTTGCACTCAGAAGTTACACGAACTAG
- a CDS encoding histone deacetylase family protein — MYVKSEPEIYEVAVLAVGGAILASEIAFNEPAFGAIRPPGHHASPDSSWGFCYFNNIAIAVKKLLVEGRIKKAVIVDFDLHFGDGTANAFAGVEEVKYHHMKGADIAGIEQFLKENEYDIVAVSAGFDRHKDDWGGILETEDYREIGRIIKEYAEEKCEGRRFAVLEGGYNHSVLGKNVRAFVEGME; from the coding sequence ATGTACGTCAAAAGCGAGCCTGAGATTTATGAAGTTGCGGTTCTCGCCGTTGGCGGAGCGATTCTTGCGTCGGAAATAGCCTTTAACGAGCCTGCCTTTGGAGCCATACGCCCTCCAGGGCATCACGCAAGCCCGGACAGCAGCTGGGGATTCTGCTACTTCAACAACATAGCCATTGCGGTCAAGAAGCTGCTGGTGGAGGGGAGGATTAAGAAGGCCGTAATCGTGGACTTCGACTTGCACTTTGGAGACGGAACTGCAAACGCCTTTGCAGGTGTGGAGGAGGTCAAGTACCACCACATGAAGGGTGCGGACATAGCCGGCATAGAGCAGTTCCTGAAGGAGAACGAATACGACATAGTTGCCGTCTCAGCGGGCTTCGACCGACACAAGGATGATTGGGGAGGAATTCTTGAAACTGAAGATTACAGAGAGATTGGCAGAATAATCAAGGAGTATGCTGAAGAAAAGTGCGAGGGCAGGAGGTTTGCCGTGCTTGAGGGCGGCTACAACCACTCGGTGCTGGGGAAGAACGTAAGGGCTTTTGTCGAGGGGATGGAGTAA